One window from the genome of Bradyrhizobium xenonodulans encodes:
- a CDS encoding microcin C ABC transporter permease YejB, which translates to MSAYIARRILLMIPTLLGILFVSFIVVQFAPGGPVERVIAQLSGADTGGSSRISGGGDFAQRAPGQLGAGGDAINSKYRGAQGLDPDFIKKLEKQFGFDKPAPERFALMVWNFARFDFGNSYFRDVSVLQLIKEKLPVSISLGIWLTLLTYLISIPLGIRKAVKDGTRFDTWTSTVLVLGYAIPGFLFAILLIILFAGGSFFNWFPLRGLTSDGWSQYPWYWKIIDYFWHLTLPLIAMGLGAFTTMTFLTKNSFLDEIRKQYVMTARAKGCGENRVLYGHVFRNAMLIVIAGFPSTFIHAFFSGSLLIETIFSLDGLGLLSFESVLNRDYPVVFGTLYIFSLVGLVINLISDLTYMWIDPRIDFEAREV; encoded by the coding sequence ATGAGCGCCTATATTGCCCGCCGCATCCTCCTGATGATCCCGACGCTGCTCGGGATCCTCTTCGTCTCCTTCATCGTCGTGCAGTTCGCCCCGGGCGGCCCGGTCGAGCGCGTGATCGCGCAGCTCTCCGGCGCCGATACCGGCGGCAGCTCGCGCATTTCGGGCGGCGGCGACTTTGCGCAGCGCGCGCCGGGGCAGTTAGGGGCCGGTGGCGATGCCATCAACTCGAAATATCGCGGCGCGCAGGGCCTGGACCCTGACTTCATCAAGAAGCTGGAGAAGCAATTCGGCTTCGACAAGCCAGCACCGGAACGCTTCGCGCTGATGGTGTGGAATTTCGCCCGCTTCGATTTTGGCAACAGCTATTTTCGCGATGTCAGCGTGCTCCAGCTGATCAAGGAGAAGCTGCCAGTCTCGATCTCGCTCGGCATCTGGCTGACGCTCCTGACCTATCTGATCTCGATCCCGCTCGGCATCCGCAAGGCGGTCAAGGACGGTACGCGTTTCGATACCTGGACGTCGACCGTGCTCGTGCTCGGCTATGCGATCCCCGGCTTTCTGTTCGCGATCCTCCTGATCATCCTGTTCGCCGGCGGCTCGTTCTTCAACTGGTTTCCGCTGCGCGGGCTGACCTCGGACGGCTGGTCGCAATATCCCTGGTACTGGAAGATCATCGATTACTTCTGGCACTTGACGCTGCCCTTGATCGCCATGGGGCTCGGCGCGTTCACCACCATGACGTTCCTGACCAAGAACTCGTTTCTGGACGAGATCCGCAAGCAATACGTCATGACCGCGCGCGCGAAGGGCTGCGGCGAGAATCGGGTGCTCTATGGCCACGTCTTCCGCAACGCGATGTTGATCGTCATCGCGGGCTTTCCCAGCACCTTCATTCACGCCTTCTTCTCGGGCTCGCTCCTGATCGAGACCATCTTCTCGCTGGACGGGCTGGGACTGCTCAGTTTCGAGAGCGTGCTCAACCGTGACTACCCCGTGGTGTTCGGCACCCTCTACATCTTTTCGCTCGTCGGCCTCGTGATCAACCTCATCTCCGACTTGACCTACATGTGGATCGATCCGCGGATCGATTTCGAGGCACGGGAGGTCTGA
- a CDS encoding extracellular solute-binding protein, translated as MAQLSRRHVLALGAGGALSAAWRRGAAASEMPAEAHGISAFGDLKYPAGFHHFDYVNVDAPKGGTFSLIPSVRAYNQSYQTFNSLNAYILKGDGAQGMDMTFVPLMVRASDEPDAMYGLAAKSVQISPDRLVYRFTMRPEAKFHDGTKLTAHDAAYSLTTLKAKGHPLIIVQMRDFVSAEAVDDSTLVVTFAKGRARDVPLYVAGLPIFSKAYYASRPFDETSLEIPLGSGPYRVGRFEVNRYIEFERVKDWWAADLPSCRGSYNFDAVRYEFYRDRDVAFEGFTGKNYLYREEFTSRIWATRYDFQAVKDGRVKLEIVPDDTPSGAQGWFINTRRDKFKDPRVREALINAFDFEWTNKTIMYGAYARTVSPFQNSDLMASNGPPSAEELKLLEPFRGQVPDEVFAAPFLPPVSDGSGQDRGLLRKAQQLLNEAGFPIKDAKRMLPSGEVFKIEFLAEEPSLQPHHAPYIKNLGTLGIEASFRLVDAVQYRARVEDFDFDMTIQRFSMSATPGDPMRAFFSSQVAATKGSYNLAGISSPAIDALIEKIMSADSREELTFACRAFDRLFRAGRYWVPQWYNKTHRLAYWDQFGHPQKLPRYANGVGAPDIWWSDPGKAAKLQQAK; from the coding sequence ATGGCGCAGCTTTCACGCAGGCATGTGCTGGCCCTAGGTGCCGGCGGCGCGCTCAGTGCGGCCTGGCGGCGTGGTGCTGCGGCATCGGAGATGCCTGCCGAGGCGCACGGCATCTCGGCCTTCGGTGATCTCAAATATCCCGCCGGGTTCCATCATTTCGACTACGTCAACGTTGATGCGCCGAAGGGCGGCACCTTCTCGCTCATTCCGTCGGTACGCGCTTACAACCAGTCGTACCAGACTTTCAACTCGCTCAACGCCTACATTCTCAAGGGCGACGGCGCGCAAGGCATGGACATGACGTTCGTGCCGCTGATGGTGCGGGCAAGCGACGAGCCGGACGCGATGTATGGGCTTGCCGCCAAGTCCGTGCAGATCTCGCCGGACCGGCTGGTCTATCGCTTCACGATGCGGCCTGAGGCGAAATTCCACGACGGCACGAAGCTCACCGCTCACGACGCGGCATACTCGCTGACGACGCTGAAGGCCAAGGGCCACCCGCTGATCATCGTGCAGATGCGTGACTTTGTGAGCGCGGAAGCCGTCGACGATTCGACGCTCGTCGTCACCTTTGCCAAGGGACGCGCCCGCGACGTGCCGCTCTATGTCGCCGGACTGCCGATCTTCTCCAAAGCGTATTACGCGTCTCGCCCATTCGACGAAACGTCTCTGGAAATTCCGCTGGGCTCGGGGCCGTACAGGGTCGGCAGGTTCGAGGTCAATCGCTACATCGAGTTCGAGCGGGTGAAGGACTGGTGGGCTGCCGATCTGCCATCTTGCCGTGGCAGTTACAATTTCGACGCCGTGCGCTATGAATTCTATCGCGACCGCGACGTCGCTTTCGAAGGCTTCACCGGCAAGAATTATCTCTATCGCGAGGAATTCACCTCCCGCATCTGGGCGACGCGTTATGATTTTCAGGCGGTGAAGGATGGCCGCGTCAAGCTCGAGATCGTGCCGGACGATACACCGTCCGGTGCGCAAGGCTGGTTCATCAACACGCGGCGCGACAAATTCAAGGATCCTCGCGTGCGCGAGGCCCTGATCAATGCCTTCGACTTCGAGTGGACCAACAAGACCATCATGTACGGCGCCTACGCCCGTACGGTGTCGCCGTTTCAGAACTCGGACCTCATGGCGAGCAACGGGCCGCCCTCGGCGGAAGAGCTGAAGCTGCTGGAGCCGTTTCGCGGTCAGGTGCCTGACGAGGTGTTTGCTGCGCCCTTCCTGCCGCCGGTTTCGGACGGGTCCGGGCAAGACCGCGGCCTGTTGCGCAAGGCGCAGCAATTGCTGAACGAGGCCGGCTTCCCCATCAAGGACGCCAAGCGGATGTTGCCGAGCGGCGAAGTATTCAAGATCGAATTCCTGGCGGAGGAGCCGTCGCTCCAGCCACATCACGCGCCGTACATCAAGAATTTGGGAACGCTCGGGATCGAGGCGAGTTTTCGGCTGGTTGATGCCGTGCAGTACCGGGCGCGCGTCGAAGATTTCGATTTCGACATGACGATCCAGCGCTTCAGCATGTCGGCGACGCCGGGCGACCCCATGCGCGCGTTCTTCTCGTCGCAGGTTGCGGCCACCAAGGGATCGTACAACCTCGCGGGCATCTCCAGCCCGGCCATCGACGCCCTGATCGAGAAGATCATGTCGGCCGACAGCCGGGAGGAATTGACCTTCGCCTGCCGTGCCTTCGATCGCCTGTTCCGCGCCGGCCGCTATTGGGTGCCGCAATGGTACAACAAGACTCACCGGCTCGCTTATTGGGATCAGTTCGGTCATCCGCAGAAGCTGCCGCGTTATGCCAACGGCGTCGGCGCTCCTGATATCTGGTGGTCCGACCCCGGCAAGGCGGCCAAGCTGCAGCAGGCGAAATAA